A single Streptomyces sannanensis DNA region contains:
- a CDS encoding cytochrome P450 gives MDLTHCKLYRLDPAADPAEEARQLRGLGPLVPVELPGGVAAWTATDLATARRIFGHEDLTKDPAYWPALADGRVPDSWELIALVRGAGMLHQGGAEHRRLRQLVSAAFTRAPIEALRPRIMEIADELMDQLGSTDEPVDLRERFAYPLPVRVICEVLGVPATAVSELRHRFERLVTPQEGATGEADIRVAVADIFSTLTSLLEVKRTSPGDDLTTALIQSRDAGDRLSEQELVETLFLILIAGHETTLNSITNTVHAFLKNPASLAMALERDDAQTWGAAVDEGLRQSGPVRHALMRYAVVDVEIAGVRVAKGDPVIASLVAAGRDPGRHENAEEFDISRSAPHDHAAFGFGAHYCLGARLAKIETEIALRSLFSRYPKLALATEPERLASISTNGYQSLWVHLNGGEMPEASGETIHQVNVGTNS, from the coding sequence GTGGACCTGACTCACTGCAAGCTCTACCGTCTCGACCCCGCCGCCGACCCCGCAGAGGAAGCGAGACAACTGCGCGGCCTCGGCCCCCTCGTCCCGGTCGAGCTGCCCGGAGGCGTCGCCGCATGGACGGCCACAGATCTCGCAACCGCCCGGCGAATCTTCGGCCATGAGGATTTGACCAAGGATCCGGCGTATTGGCCGGCACTGGCCGATGGGCGTGTACCGGATTCATGGGAGCTGATCGCTCTTGTTCGCGGTGCGGGCATGCTCCATCAGGGCGGCGCCGAGCACCGCCGTCTGCGCCAGTTGGTCAGCGCCGCCTTCACACGTGCACCCATCGAGGCCCTCCGTCCGCGCATCATGGAGATCGCCGACGAGTTGATGGACCAACTCGGCTCCACGGACGAGCCGGTGGACCTGCGCGAGCGGTTCGCGTACCCGCTTCCGGTGCGGGTCATCTGCGAAGTCCTGGGCGTACCCGCCACTGCGGTCTCCGAGCTGCGCCACCGCTTCGAACGCCTCGTGACGCCCCAGGAAGGCGCTACTGGTGAGGCGGACATCCGCGTGGCCGTGGCGGACATCTTCAGCACCCTGACGTCACTGCTGGAGGTCAAACGTACGTCGCCCGGGGACGATTTGACCACCGCGCTGATCCAGTCCCGCGATGCCGGCGACCGGCTCAGCGAGCAGGAGCTCGTGGAAACCCTCTTCCTCATCCTCATCGCGGGACACGAGACCACGCTCAACTCCATCACCAACACGGTCCACGCCTTTCTGAAGAACCCGGCATCACTGGCCATGGCCCTCGAAAGGGACGACGCCCAGACCTGGGGCGCCGCGGTCGACGAAGGACTCCGTCAGTCCGGGCCTGTGCGGCATGCCCTCATGCGGTACGCCGTCGTCGACGTCGAGATCGCAGGGGTCAGGGTGGCCAAGGGCGACCCAGTGATCGCCAGTCTGGTGGCCGCCGGCCGGGATCCTGGCCGGCACGAGAACGCTGAGGAGTTCGACATCAGCCGCTCCGCGCCTCACGATCACGCGGCGTTCGGGTTCGGCGCTCACTACTGCCTCGGTGCGCGCCTGGCGAAGATCGAGACCGAAATCGCGTTGCGGTCGCTGTTCAGCCGTTACCCGAAGCTCGCCCTGGCCACTGAACCGGAACGCCTCGCGTCCATCTCGACCAACGGCTACCAATCCCTGTGGGTCCACCTGAACGGCGGCGAGATGCCCGAAGCCTCCGGGGAAACGATTCATCAGGTCAACGTCGGAACCAACTCATAG
- a CDS encoding ATP-binding SpoIIE family protein phosphatase translates to MPGSFRAAGRSAARGHLSWLNEAGSRIGTTLDLQRTAREFAEFAVPALSDGAAVDLLESVLGGEEGERWMGPDLPAMRAMAVALIDDLTSLEPERVGEVTSQDAFIGVQCIMTRRPILIGRIRPEEFVRIAPTKSGAVQLRKLGVHSYMVVPLIARGVLLGAADFIRGPGRPPFTPTDLALAVELASKAAVFVDNARLYGREREHVVSLQRSLLPRAVPQTPGLDVSTCYTPTADPGGVGGDWFDVIALPGGRTALVVGDVMAHGLPAAATMGRLRTVARALIALDLAPDRMLDRMDMVARDLEEDQVATCLIAVHDPADASYTLACAGHLPPLLMSVDGTVDYVDVPAGAPLGAGVVPYDPVRLAAPPGSRLILFTDGLVKTRTEDIDVQMERLLHHVAGMAPDGLDAEALSAFGPVAHPRLDEAALIVAATRPSVTDPDVRVWPLPHDGTAAGIARELVRERLGHWQLTELTDVTELVVSELVGNALRYGGGPGHLRLLRHDRLVVEVTDTGPDLPQIQHSGLTDEGGRGLQLVNMLCRRWGACRTTSGKLVWAEQDIPDMSPAGAHPPGS, encoded by the coding sequence ATGCCGGGCAGCTTCCGGGCGGCGGGGCGCTCGGCCGCGCGCGGTCACCTGTCCTGGCTGAACGAGGCCGGCAGCCGTATCGGGACCACCTTGGACCTGCAGCGGACGGCCCGGGAGTTCGCGGAGTTCGCCGTCCCGGCCCTCTCCGACGGTGCGGCCGTCGATCTGCTGGAGTCGGTGCTCGGCGGCGAGGAGGGCGAGCGGTGGATGGGCCCGGACCTGCCCGCCATGCGTGCCATGGCCGTGGCACTGATCGACGACCTGACGAGCCTGGAGCCGGAGCGCGTTGGGGAGGTCACCAGCCAGGACGCCTTCATCGGGGTGCAGTGCATCATGACGCGCCGGCCCATCCTGATCGGCAGGATCCGGCCGGAGGAGTTCGTCCGGATCGCTCCGACCAAGAGCGGCGCGGTCCAGCTCCGCAAGCTCGGCGTGCACAGCTACATGGTGGTGCCGCTGATCGCCCGCGGGGTGCTGCTGGGGGCCGCGGACTTCATCCGGGGCCCCGGCCGTCCGCCGTTCACCCCTACGGACCTGGCGCTGGCCGTCGAGCTCGCCTCCAAGGCGGCCGTCTTCGTCGACAACGCCCGTCTGTACGGGCGCGAACGCGAGCACGTGGTCTCCCTGCAGCGCAGTCTGCTGCCCCGTGCGGTGCCGCAGACCCCGGGGCTGGACGTGTCGACCTGCTACACACCGACCGCGGACCCGGGTGGGGTGGGAGGCGACTGGTTCGACGTGATCGCGCTGCCGGGCGGCCGCACCGCCCTGGTCGTCGGCGACGTGATGGCGCACGGCCTGCCTGCCGCCGCGACGATGGGAAGGCTGCGGACGGTGGCACGTGCCCTCATCGCGCTGGACCTCGCCCCCGACCGGATGCTGGACCGCATGGACATGGTCGCCAGGGATCTGGAGGAGGACCAGGTCGCCACCTGCCTCATCGCGGTCCACGATCCGGCCGACGCGAGCTACACCCTGGCCTGCGCAGGACATCTGCCCCCGCTGCTGATGTCCGTGGACGGCACCGTCGACTACGTGGACGTGCCCGCGGGTGCGCCGCTGGGCGCGGGGGTGGTCCCGTACGACCCGGTCCGGCTGGCCGCGCCGCCCGGCAGCCGGCTGATCCTGTTCACCGACGGGCTGGTCAAGACCCGCACCGAGGACATCGACGTCCAGATGGAGCGGCTGCTGCACCACGTGGCCGGCATGGCGCCCGACGGGCTGGACGCCGAAGCCCTGTCCGCCTTCGGCCCCGTGGCACACCCCCGACTCGACGAGGCCGCGCTGATCGTCGCGGCCACCCGGCCGAGCGTCACGGACCCCGATGTGCGGGTGTGGCCGCTGCCGCACGACGGCACGGCTGCCGGCATCGCGCGCGAGCTGGTCCGGGAACGGCTGGGCCACTGGCAGCTGACGGAGCTGACCGATGTGACCGAACTCGTGGTCAGCGAACTGGTCGGCAACGCCCTGCGGTACGGCGGCGGGCCCGGGCACCTGCGGCTGCTACGGCACGACCGGCTGGTGGTGGAGGTGACCGACACCGGCCCCGACCTGCCGCAGATCCAGCACAGCGGCCTCACTGACGAGGGCGGCCGCGGCCTGCAGCTGGTCAACATGCTGTGCCGCCGCTGGGGCGCCTGCCGTACGACGAGCGGCAAGCTCGTCTGGGCGGAGCAGGACATCCCCGACATGAGCCCGGCGGGCGCGCACCCACCCGGCTCATGA
- a CDS encoding exo-alpha-sialidase has protein sequence MTDVLLTVGTRKGLFVGRRRGGGWEFEGPHFNAEAIYSVAIDNRRAGPRLLVGGVNSHWGPSVIHSDDLGRSWTEPKQPAVKFPQFTAASLERVWQLHPAGPAAPDVVYAGTEPAALFRSQDGGETFELVRALWEHPTRDRWVPGGGGEGLHTIVTDPRDARAVTVAVSAAGVFRTRDGGESWAPSNKGVSAVFLPDPRPEFGQCVHKIAQDAVDPDRLYLQNHWGVYRSDDAGASWTDIGGGLPSDFGFAAAAHPHRADTAYVFPIKADADRVPAGHRCRVYRTTDAGRSWEPLSAGLPEGRHYGTVLRDALCTDNADPAGVYFGNRNGEVYASADDGDSWQLLASHLPDVLCVRAAIIG, from the coding sequence ATGACCGACGTACTGCTCACCGTGGGCACACGCAAGGGACTCTTCGTCGGCCGGAGGCGCGGCGGTGGATGGGAGTTCGAAGGACCTCACTTCAACGCGGAGGCGATCTACTCGGTCGCCATCGACAACCGCCGGGCCGGCCCCAGGCTGCTGGTCGGCGGGGTCAATTCGCACTGGGGCCCCTCGGTCATCCACTCCGACGATCTGGGCCGGAGCTGGACCGAGCCGAAGCAGCCCGCCGTGAAGTTCCCGCAGTTCACGGCGGCTTCGCTGGAACGGGTCTGGCAGCTGCATCCGGCCGGACCCGCCGCGCCGGATGTGGTGTACGCCGGCACCGAACCGGCCGCGCTGTTCAGGTCCCAGGACGGCGGAGAGACATTCGAGCTGGTCCGGGCGCTGTGGGAGCACCCGACCAGGGACCGGTGGGTGCCGGGCGGCGGCGGTGAGGGGCTGCACACGATCGTCACCGATCCGCGCGACGCACGGGCGGTGACCGTCGCGGTCTCCGCGGCCGGGGTGTTCCGCACCAGGGACGGCGGGGAGAGCTGGGCGCCCTCGAACAAGGGTGTCTCCGCGGTCTTTCTGCCGGATCCCCGGCCGGAGTTCGGCCAGTGCGTCCACAAGATCGCCCAGGACGCGGTCGATCCCGACCGGCTCTACCTCCAGAACCACTGGGGTGTCTACCGCAGTGATGACGCGGGGGCGAGCTGGACGGACATCGGTGGCGGGCTCCCTTCCGACTTCGGCTTCGCGGCGGCGGCCCACCCGCACCGGGCGGACACTGCCTATGTCTTCCCCATCAAGGCCGACGCGGACCGGGTGCCGGCCGGGCACAGGTGCCGGGTCTACCGCACCACCGACGCAGGGAGGAGCTGGGAGCCGCTGTCCGCGGGCCTTCCGGAGGGACGGCACTACGGCACCGTGCTGCGCGACGCACTGTGCACCGACAACGCCGACCCGGCGGGGGTGTACTTCGGCAACCGCAACGGCGAGGTGTACGCGAGCGCCGACGACGGGGACAGCTGGCAGCTGCTGGCCTCGCACCTTCCGGATGTGCTCTGCGTACGGGCGGCGATTATCGGATGA
- a CDS encoding cytochrome P450, with protein MASPAVPATPTTSAELRARLAEPLPLDEVDLADLDNFTDPTKPWRMFHTLRHEDPVHWQPEEAPNSGFWAITRHADIATVDRDPETFTSTRFVNLEEVDDDQIKKRASILEMDGVRHRALRSVIQRQFGANVINGYGDFLRGLTAQTLDAALPKGTFDFVNEVSADFPINVLARLLDVPPEDNQQLIDWGNRMVGNTDPDYADVLLESEESEKYRDLPFRSPAALEVFEYGRELARQRRGKDGTDIVSRLVNDTPRDGVPLSAQDFDNYFLLLVVAGNETTRHTMSHAMLALLQHPEQLARLKDDPSLIPSAVEEFLRWASPVYHFRRTATRDVELGGKRIKEGDKVVMWFASGNRDEEVFGNPYDFDVARTNNDHVTFGKGSPHLCLGNLLARTEIRIMFEELIPRLADIKLAGDVPRVRSNFVNGIKHLPVEVTLA; from the coding sequence ATGGCAAGCCCCGCCGTCCCCGCCACCCCCACCACCAGCGCCGAACTGCGCGCTCGCCTTGCCGAGCCCCTCCCGCTGGACGAGGTCGACCTCGCCGACCTCGACAACTTCACCGACCCCACCAAGCCCTGGCGGATGTTCCACACCCTGCGCCACGAGGACCCGGTTCACTGGCAGCCGGAGGAGGCGCCCAACTCCGGCTTCTGGGCCATCACCCGGCACGCGGACATCGCCACCGTCGACCGCGACCCGGAGACCTTCACGTCCACCAGGTTCGTCAACCTCGAAGAAGTCGACGACGACCAGATCAAGAAGCGCGCCTCCATCCTGGAGATGGACGGCGTACGGCACCGCGCCCTGCGCAGCGTGATCCAGCGCCAGTTCGGCGCGAACGTCATCAACGGCTACGGCGACTTCCTGCGCGGCCTGACCGCACAGACCCTGGACGCCGCCCTCCCCAAGGGCACCTTCGACTTCGTCAACGAAGTCTCCGCCGACTTCCCCATCAATGTCCTGGCCCGCCTGCTGGACGTGCCGCCGGAGGACAACCAGCAGCTCATCGACTGGGGCAACCGCATGGTCGGCAACACCGACCCGGACTATGCGGACGTGCTGCTGGAGAGCGAGGAGAGCGAGAAGTACCGCGACCTGCCGTTCCGCTCCCCGGCCGCGCTGGAGGTCTTCGAATACGGCCGTGAACTCGCCCGCCAGCGGCGCGGCAAGGACGGCACCGACATCGTCTCCAGGCTCGTCAACGACACCCCGCGCGACGGCGTGCCGCTCTCGGCGCAGGACTTCGACAACTACTTCCTGCTGTTGGTGGTCGCGGGCAACGAGACCACCCGCCACACCATGTCCCACGCCATGCTCGCCCTGCTCCAGCACCCGGAGCAGCTGGCACGGCTCAAGGACGACCCGTCGTTGATCCCGTCCGCCGTCGAGGAGTTCCTGCGCTGGGCCTCCCCCGTCTACCACTTCCGGCGCACCGCGACCCGGGATGTCGAACTCGGCGGCAAGCGGATCAAGGAAGGCGACAAGGTCGTCATGTGGTTCGCTTCCGGCAACCGCGACGAGGAGGTCTTCGGCAACCCCTACGACTTCGACGTCGCCCGCACCAACAACGACCACGTCACCTTCGGCAAGGGCAGCCCCCACCTGTGCCTGGGCAACCTGCTGGCCCGCACCGAGATCCGCATCATGTTCGAGGAGCTCATCCCGCGCCTCGCGGACATCAAGCTGGCCGGTGACGTCCCCCGCGTCCGCTCCAACTTCGTCAACGGCATCAAGCACCTGCCGGTCGAGGTCACCCTCGCCTGA